The Vibrio astriarenae genome contains a region encoding:
- a CDS encoding Bcr/CflA family multidrug efflux MFS transporter: MTSSNHSSSSAAENPSLNFVLFMVLGAIGALTPLAIDMYLPAMPDIARDLNVTPGEVQITLTMYTAGFAIGQLIHGPISDSYGRRPVLIGGTLFFMLAAIISATVSDIDSLTYVRAAQGFAGAAAAVIIQAVVRDMFEREDFARAMSFVTLVITIAPLIAPMIGGYIAVWVGWRGIFWVLAAFSMLVIALVMFRIPETLPVENRSPLRMGTTLRNYFKLLLNPVAIGLMFCGAFSFSGMFAFLTAGSFVYIDIYGVEPQHFGYLFGLNIVAMIIMTSLNGRFVKRVGSHNMLRFALCVQLLAGLGLFIAWFLDLGLWGIVPFVVLFIGTLSTIGSNTMGLLLSGYPNMAGTAASLAGTLRFGLGSVIGVIVASLPGDKAWPMLLMMAICSVLSATFYITLSRKA; encoded by the coding sequence ATGACATCCTCAAATCATTCCTCAAGCTCGGCAGCGGAGAACCCATCACTTAATTTTGTGCTGTTTATGGTGTTGGGTGCTATAGGTGCGTTGACACCTCTAGCCATTGATATGTACCTGCCGGCCATGCCGGATATTGCGCGTGACCTCAATGTAACGCCGGGTGAAGTACAAATCACCCTTACGATGTACACCGCCGGCTTTGCGATTGGCCAGCTGATTCATGGCCCGATATCTGACAGCTATGGTCGTCGCCCGGTGCTTATTGGCGGCACTCTATTCTTTATGCTTGCTGCCATCATCAGTGCAACGGTGTCGGACATTGATTCACTGACTTATGTCAGAGCCGCGCAAGGTTTCGCAGGTGCAGCAGCGGCTGTCATTATTCAAGCGGTTGTCCGTGACATGTTTGAGCGTGAAGACTTTGCTCGCGCGATGTCATTTGTCACGCTTGTTATCACGATTGCTCCGTTAATCGCCCCAATGATCGGGGGTTACATTGCAGTATGGGTTGGCTGGCGCGGGATTTTCTGGGTCTTAGCGGCGTTTTCGATGCTAGTGATTGCGTTAGTCATGTTCCGTATCCCTGAAACGCTGCCAGTAGAAAACCGCAGTCCTCTGCGAATGGGCACCACACTGCGTAACTACTTTAAGCTTCTGCTTAACCCGGTTGCGATTGGCCTTATGTTCTGTGGCGCGTTCTCTTTTTCGGGCATGTTTGCCTTCTTAACCGCAGGCTCGTTTGTCTACATTGATATCTATGGCGTTGAACCCCAGCATTTTGGTTACTTGTTTGGACTCAACATTGTCGCCATGATAATCATGACAAGTCTTAATGGTCGCTTTGTTAAGCGCGTTGGCTCTCACAACATGCTACGTTTTGCATTGTGTGTTCAATTACTCGCAGGTTTAGGTCTCTTTATTGCTTGGTTCCTTGACTTGGGTCTGTGGGGGATTGTGCCATTTGTTGTCCTATTTATCGGAACGCTTTCTACCATAGGTAGTAATACCATGGGGCTACTATTGAGCGGCTATCCAAATATGGCGGGCACCGCAGCTTCGCTAGCGGGGACACTGCGTTTTGGTTTGGGCTCCGTGATCGGTGTTATTGTTGCTAGCCTACCGGGTGATAAAGCGTGGCCAATGCTTCTGATGATGGCTATCTGTTCAGTTCTGTCGGCTACTTTTTATATTACTCTCTCTAGAAAGGCTTAA
- the rsuA gene encoding 16S rRNA pseudouridine(516) synthase RsuA, translating into MRLDKYLCDALGATRKEATKIIKSGEVTVDGEVQKSGSYKVSEEGQVAWQDRPIAKPGPRYIMLYKPDGFVCSHEDGFNHTAFVLLDEPKMESLHFAGRLDVDTTGLVLITDDGQWSHRITSPKHKCEKVYRVWLADAIGDDYAEKVAQGIELRNETAPTAPAKMEIVNYAENELLLTISEGKYHQVKRMFAALGNKVEQLHREKIGQIELDESLEPGDYRFLTQLEIDSIWNK; encoded by the coding sequence ATGCGTTTAGATAAATATCTGTGTGATGCCTTAGGTGCAACCCGCAAAGAAGCAACCAAAATCATCAAAAGTGGTGAAGTCACCGTCGACGGTGAGGTGCAAAAAAGTGGTTCATACAAAGTCTCTGAAGAGGGGCAAGTTGCTTGGCAAGATAGACCAATCGCTAAACCGGGCCCTCGCTACATTATGCTTTATAAACCCGATGGTTTTGTTTGTTCACATGAAGATGGTTTCAACCATACGGCATTTGTCCTTCTTGATGAGCCAAAGATGGAAAGCTTGCACTTTGCGGGACGTCTTGATGTAGACACAACTGGCTTGGTTTTGATTACCGACGATGGTCAATGGTCACATCGAATCACCTCTCCAAAGCATAAGTGTGAGAAGGTGTATCGTGTGTGGCTTGCCGACGCGATTGGCGATGATTATGCAGAGAAAGTGGCTCAGGGCATTGAACTGCGTAATGAAACTGCACCGACAGCGCCAGCTAAGATGGAAATCGTAAACTACGCAGAGAACGAGTTGTTGTTGACCATTTCAGAGGGGAAATACCACCAAGTTAAACGCATGTTTGCCGCGCTTGGTAATAAAGTCGAACAACTCCATCGTGAAAAAATCGGCCAGATCGAGCTCGATGAATCACTAGAGCCAGGTGATTACCGCTTCCTTACTCAACTAGAAATTGACTCTATCTGGAATAAATAA
- a CDS encoding LysR family transcriptional regulator: protein MPKTNHFDLNLLRVFLNVYKTGSYSMSAEELDLTPSAVSHAIKRLNNQLGETLFQRKNVGVEATFVAHDLFKQVAPAFETIEMSILGYEKFSSEETNRSFKVFVPDIFIADMITKLEAVNTSNADIICVALPPNEEQIYDALLTGEVDLVVDYIPPSLGGVASKLVTHEDICCVVNKQHPRVGDSISYSQYFSEAHAKLNLRRFDNRAAETLAKEPLPERRTHSEHNSLYSMLYTVAHSEALGLSPTRLAREFESNLNIRLLEIPFEINKIEVWVCWPKKLENNQANHWLRSIVVQSLLN from the coding sequence ATGCCCAAAACCAATCACTTTGATCTCAATCTGCTACGTGTGTTCTTGAATGTTTACAAAACGGGTTCTTATTCCATGAGCGCCGAGGAACTAGATTTAACGCCTTCAGCGGTCAGTCACGCAATTAAGCGTCTGAATAATCAATTGGGAGAAACACTGTTTCAACGTAAAAACGTTGGCGTTGAAGCGACATTTGTCGCGCATGATCTGTTTAAGCAGGTGGCCCCAGCATTCGAAACAATAGAGATGAGTATCCTTGGTTACGAGAAGTTCTCGTCGGAAGAGACCAATCGCTCATTTAAGGTATTCGTCCCTGATATTTTCATTGCGGATATGATTACCAAGTTGGAGGCGGTAAATACAAGCAATGCGGATATTATATGCGTTGCCTTACCACCCAATGAAGAGCAGATTTACGATGCGCTACTCACAGGTGAAGTGGATCTTGTTGTTGATTATATCCCGCCGTCTCTTGGCGGTGTCGCTTCTAAACTGGTGACACATGAGGACATATGCTGTGTCGTGAACAAGCAACATCCGAGGGTAGGAGACTCAATCAGCTATTCTCAATATTTCTCAGAGGCACATGCTAAGTTAAACCTGAGAAGATTTGACAACCGCGCTGCTGAGACACTAGCAAAGGAACCTTTGCCTGAACGTAGAACGCACAGTGAGCACAACTCGCTATATTCAATGCTTTATACCGTGGCGCACAGTGAAGCATTGGGCCTCAGTCCGACTCGACTAGCCCGAGAATTTGAATCGAACCTCAATATTCGTCTGTTAGAGATACCTTTCGAGATCAATAAAATAGAGGTTTGGGTGTGCTGGCCGAAAAAGCTAGAAAATAATCAGGCGAATCATTGGCTTCGCTCAATCGTTGTTCAATCGCTATTAAATTAG
- a CDS encoding alkyl/aryl-sulfatase translates to MKLSTLTTAVTFAISVPAFAAASLPTFTPDQKPASQHTVEFQNELRESLPFADKEDWELARKGFIARVSDLEIRDANGNVVWELGSYDYLLQGKDYDSIHPSMQRQAELNMEHGLYEILPGKVYQVRGYDLAQVSFVRSENGWVVFDPLTIPETAAAAYELFKQHAKDGDLPIKGVVYSHSHGDHFGGVKGIVSQDQVDNGEVEILAPRAFSDFAISENVLAGNVMARRVVFQYGNTLAKSPKGQVDAAIGKGVANGGLSLILPTHQVEEDIETLTVDGLEMVFQNAPDTEAPSEMNTYIPAYKAYWGAETTVAGLHNVYTLRGAFVRDTLQWADSINEALYLFGGEAELLFASHGWPRWGNDNIQDYLRGQRDMYGYLHDETLRLINHGVSITDIQDEFFVPKPLADQWYTRGYHGSYHRNAKAVANKYIGYFDMNPATLLHLNSVDQATKYTQMMGEDTIIAEGKKAFENGEYRWCATVVNNVVFANPENMQARYLQADCFEQLGFQSESSGERNVFLAGASELRNGVVEVQSTKAVTPDLIQAMPTRDFLNFMAVRFNGPKAALDSFNMNANLVIPDEDAKYAIEASNGRMSNIEGFDVPNADFTLTVNRSDITLMLLQQTTLQELLKSGKAKVEGDLSKMSALTAYLDDFEFWFKMALPQDHSGYSFGKSATGVSPINR, encoded by the coding sequence ATGAAACTTTCTACCCTAACAACGGCAGTCACTTTTGCGATTTCTGTGCCCGCTTTCGCGGCTGCGTCGCTCCCAACTTTTACCCCTGACCAAAAACCGGCGAGTCAACACACAGTCGAGTTTCAAAACGAACTGCGTGAAAGCCTGCCTTTTGCAGACAAAGAAGACTGGGAACTGGCTCGTAAAGGGTTTATCGCGCGCGTCAGTGATCTAGAGATTAGAGATGCGAACGGCAATGTGGTTTGGGAACTGGGTAGCTATGACTATCTGTTACAAGGTAAAGACTACGATTCCATCCATCCTTCGATGCAACGTCAGGCGGAGCTCAATATGGAACACGGTCTCTATGAGATCTTACCAGGGAAGGTTTATCAAGTTCGTGGCTATGATTTGGCTCAGGTAAGCTTTGTTCGCTCTGAAAATGGCTGGGTGGTCTTCGATCCATTAACGATTCCTGAAACGGCTGCGGCGGCCTATGAACTATTTAAGCAGCACGCTAAAGATGGTGATCTACCGATTAAAGGGGTGGTGTATTCCCATTCACACGGTGACCACTTTGGTGGGGTGAAAGGCATCGTATCACAAGATCAAGTGGATAATGGTGAGGTTGAGATATTAGCTCCTCGCGCTTTCTCTGACTTTGCTATCTCTGAAAATGTTCTAGCGGGTAATGTCATGGCTCGTCGTGTAGTTTTCCAATACGGCAATACCTTAGCCAAGAGCCCTAAAGGCCAGGTTGATGCGGCTATTGGTAAAGGTGTTGCAAATGGCGGCTTGTCTTTGATTCTACCTACTCACCAAGTAGAAGAGGACATTGAAACGCTGACCGTTGATGGCTTGGAAATGGTTTTCCAAAATGCACCGGATACAGAAGCGCCATCAGAGATGAACACTTATATCCCAGCATACAAAGCATACTGGGGTGCAGAGACGACGGTAGCGGGTCTTCATAACGTTTATACACTGCGTGGCGCATTTGTTCGCGACACATTGCAATGGGCAGATTCTATTAACGAAGCGCTATACCTGTTCGGTGGTGAAGCTGAGTTACTCTTCGCTTCTCATGGTTGGCCACGTTGGGGTAATGACAATATCCAAGACTACTTGCGTGGACAGCGTGATATGTACGGCTACCTGCATGATGAAACGCTGCGCCTCATCAACCACGGTGTGAGCATTACTGACATTCAAGATGAGTTCTTTGTTCCAAAGCCTCTTGCTGACCAATGGTATACACGCGGCTATCACGGCTCATACCACCGCAACGCAAAAGCGGTTGCGAACAAATACATTGGTTACTTTGATATGAACCCAGCAACCCTGCTTCACTTAAACTCGGTTGATCAAGCAACAAAGTACACTCAAATGATGGGTGAGGACACGATCATCGCCGAAGGTAAGAAAGCGTTTGAAAATGGTGAGTATCGCTGGTGTGCAACTGTCGTCAATAACGTTGTTTTTGCTAACCCTGAAAACATGCAAGCGCGCTACCTGCAAGCAGACTGTTTTGAGCAGTTGGGTTTTCAGTCAGAATCATCGGGAGAGAGAAACGTGTTTCTTGCGGGTGCATCAGAGCTGCGTAATGGTGTCGTCGAAGTCCAATCGACTAAAGCTGTAACACCTGACTTAATTCAAGCAATGCCAACGCGTGATTTCTTGAATTTCATGGCGGTACGATTCAACGGACCGAAAGCGGCATTAGATAGCTTTAACATGAACGCAAATCTTGTTATTCCGGACGAAGATGCAAAGTATGCGATCGAAGCAAGTAACGGCCGCATGAGCAACATTGAAGGGTTTGATGTACCTAATGCTGATTTCACCCTGACTGTGAATCGTTCAGACATCACCTTGATGCTACTTCAACAAACAACGCTTCAAGAGCTGCTGAAAAGCGGCAAGGCGAAAGTAGAGGGTGACCTGTCTAAGATGTCAGCTCTGACAGCTTACTTAGATGACTTTGAGTTCTGGTTCAAGATGGCACTGCCACAAGACCACAGTGGATACAGTTTTGGTAAGTCGGCAACTGGTGTGTCACCAATCAACCGATAA
- a CDS encoding DEAD/DEAH box helicase produces MYTLRPYQADSVKAVIHYFRKNQTPAVIVLPTGAGKSLVIAELARLAKGKVLVLAHVKELVEQNHAKYEGYGLKGAIYSAGLGRKETEEQVVFASVQSVVRNLHDFKHQFSLLVIDECHRVPDNKDSSYQKVIAHLKELNPGIKVLGLTATPYRLGMGWIYQYHTRGLVRTDEARFFRDCIFELPIRYLLDEGFLTPAQMIDAPVLSYDFSQLKPATTGRYKESELDLVIERSKRATPQIVQQVIQQAQNRHGVMIFAATVRHAQEIFSLLPEQQAAIVIGDTPTPERDSIINRFKNREIKYLVNVSVLTTGFDAPHVDLIAILRPTESVSLYQQIVGRGLRLSEGKTECLVLDYAGNSYDLYQPEVGDPKPDSDSEIITIPCPACGFNNNFWGKLDSNGFLLEHFGRRCQGYFTDDDTGEREHCGYRFRAKYCNECGADNDIAARICHECDATLVDPDKKLKEALDLKDALVFECLSMTLNVHKDRTGKSSLKVTYQGENQAQVHEFWSLNTQKQKQTFAKQFVRPHLADKHNPYNALTAKQASDNQHRFRPPQFVIARKSGRFWSLRDKVFADELN; encoded by the coding sequence ATGTATACTTTACGCCCCTATCAAGCTGATTCAGTCAAAGCCGTTATCCACTATTTCAGAAAAAACCAGACACCCGCAGTGATTGTTCTCCCCACAGGTGCCGGCAAGAGTCTCGTTATCGCAGAGTTAGCGAGATTAGCGAAAGGTAAAGTATTGGTGCTGGCTCACGTCAAAGAGCTGGTAGAGCAAAACCACGCTAAATATGAAGGCTATGGTTTAAAAGGTGCTATTTACTCGGCTGGGTTGGGCAGAAAGGAGACGGAAGAACAAGTTGTGTTCGCTTCCGTTCAATCGGTGGTGAGAAACCTTCACGACTTTAAACATCAGTTCTCGCTGCTCGTTATCGATGAGTGTCACCGCGTACCCGACAACAAGGACAGTAGCTACCAAAAGGTGATCGCCCACTTAAAAGAGTTAAACCCCGGAATCAAAGTGCTGGGATTAACCGCAACACCCTATCGTCTCGGTATGGGTTGGATTTATCAGTATCATACTCGAGGGTTAGTTCGCACCGATGAAGCTCGCTTCTTTCGAGATTGTATTTTTGAGTTACCTATTCGCTATCTGCTCGATGAAGGCTTCCTCACGCCTGCACAAATGATTGATGCTCCGGTGCTAAGCTATGACTTCTCTCAACTAAAACCCGCAACCACCGGACGTTATAAAGAATCTGAACTCGATCTGGTCATCGAGCGTTCCAAAAGAGCGACACCACAGATTGTTCAACAGGTCATTCAGCAGGCACAAAACCGTCACGGTGTCATGATCTTTGCGGCCACGGTACGTCATGCGCAAGAGATCTTCTCACTGCTTCCTGAACAGCAAGCGGCGATTGTCATCGGTGATACGCCAACACCCGAACGTGACAGTATTATCAATCGCTTCAAAAACCGTGAAATCAAGTATCTCGTTAACGTGTCTGTGTTAACAACAGGTTTTGATGCACCGCATGTTGATTTGATTGCCATATTACGACCCACTGAGTCTGTCAGTTTATATCAACAAATCGTCGGGCGTGGGCTGCGTTTATCAGAAGGAAAGACCGAATGTTTAGTACTCGATTATGCCGGTAATAGCTATGACCTTTACCAGCCGGAAGTGGGTGACCCTAAGCCGGACTCAGACAGTGAAATCATCACCATTCCCTGCCCCGCTTGCGGCTTTAACAACAACTTTTGGGGTAAGCTCGACAGCAACGGCTTCCTATTAGAGCACTTTGGCCGCCGCTGCCAAGGCTATTTTACCGACGATGACACAGGCGAGCGTGAGCACTGTGGCTATCGTTTTCGAGCAAAGTATTGCAATGAATGTGGTGCTGACAATGATATCGCCGCGCGCATCTGCCACGAATGTGATGCAACACTAGTCGACCCAGACAAAAAACTCAAAGAAGCACTCGATCTTAAGGATGCACTCGTTTTCGAGTGTTTATCTATGACACTCAATGTGCATAAAGACCGGACCGGAAAATCGAGCCTTAAAGTCACCTATCAAGGGGAAAATCAGGCCCAAGTTCATGAGTTTTGGTCACTAAACACTCAAAAGCAAAAACAGACATTTGCTAAACAGTTTGTGCGCCCTCATTTAGCGGATAAACATAACCCATACAACGCCCTAACGGCTAAACAGGCCTCAGACAATCAACATCGCTTTCGACCACCACAGTTCGTAATTGCTCGAAAATCAGGCCGTTTTTGGTCACTACGTGATAAAGTGTTTGCAGATGAGCTAAATTAG
- the rplY gene encoding 50S ribosomal protein L25 — MKFEAVVRTELGKGASRRLRHAGQFPAIVYGGEAAPVSIALNHDDVINQMDKPEFYEAITLVIGGEEVKVKPQDVQRHAFKPKVEHMDFIRI, encoded by the coding sequence ATGAAATTCGAAGCAGTAGTACGTACTGAACTAGGTAAAGGTGCGAGCCGCCGCCTACGTCACGCTGGCCAATTCCCAGCAATCGTTTACGGTGGTGAAGCAGCACCTGTTTCTATCGCTCTAAACCACGATGACGTGATCAACCAAATGGACAAGCCAGAATTCTACGAAGCAATCACTCTAGTGATCGGCGGCGAAGAAGTTAAGGTTAAGCCACAAGACGTTCAACGTCACGCGTTCAAGCCAAAAGTTGAGCACATGGACTTCATCCGCATCTAA
- the fusA gene encoding elongation factor G, with translation MPTNLIRNIAVVGQSGTGKTTLVEKLLHFSGTTNHLGKVEKGDTVTDFDDQSIHYHHSIEATPVTLAWKKHRINLIDTPGQNELIGRALSVFPAVETSALVIDVQTPISQITQQIFEFAKAQNKCQMVIVNKIDLAPEKCEVILEEINQLLHGRCLPINLPASSNEVVDCYFSPQFDKTPLLQSVTDAHEQLIDQVVEVDEELMELYLEQGSELTPMQLHDPFEEALRSGHLIPVCFTSCENNAGLSLLLDTFSQLMPMPSEGNPPLLEKNGKPVSINCDSLEHTVAHVFKVSNDPYLGKLAYIRIFQGEIHAGSQLYVGDTNKTFKVNHLYQLQGSLRSEIQKALPGDYCVLAKIDDLDFDSIIHDSHDEDDVKLHPMSLPTPMSGVRIQPTKRGDEQKISDVLNKIVSEDPSLQLELRVRTNETILSGLGEFHLQIALEKMRDVYKLNVKTSQPSIEYFETITRPAEGHYRHKKQSGGAGQFGEVQLKVRPLERGAGVQFVNKVVGGAIPTSLIPAVEKGIYQAVAEGAISGNPIHDIEVTVYDGKYHSVDSKEIAFVIAGKKALINAIENAGPIVLEPIAQLQVNIPLEYVGDVSGDLSSHRGLIEGSETSNMGYSLLTAKAPMTELQDYATRLRAMTGGQGTFSLTHSHYEPAPSKVQQEVCSEGA, from the coding sequence ATGCCTACAAACTTGATAAGAAACATCGCTGTCGTTGGTCAATCTGGTACCGGGAAAACAACCCTCGTTGAAAAGCTACTTCACTTTAGTGGAACAACAAATCATCTCGGCAAAGTAGAAAAAGGTGACACGGTCACTGATTTTGATGATCAATCCATCCATTATCACCACAGTATTGAAGCCACCCCTGTCACTCTCGCTTGGAAAAAGCATCGCATAAACCTCATCGATACCCCCGGACAAAATGAACTGATTGGCCGCGCCCTGAGCGTCTTCCCGGCAGTCGAAACATCCGCTTTAGTGATCGATGTCCAAACGCCAATAAGTCAGATTACTCAGCAAATTTTTGAATTTGCGAAAGCTCAGAACAAATGCCAAATGGTGATTGTCAATAAAATCGACCTCGCACCTGAAAAGTGTGAAGTTATTTTGGAGGAAATCAATCAACTATTGCATGGACGCTGCTTACCCATTAACTTGCCCGCTAGCAGCAATGAAGTCGTTGATTGCTACTTCAGCCCTCAGTTTGATAAAACTCCCCTGCTACAATCTGTCACTGACGCTCATGAACAGCTTATTGATCAAGTCGTCGAAGTCGATGAAGAATTGATGGAGCTTTATTTAGAGCAAGGCTCTGAACTTACCCCAATGCAACTCCATGATCCGTTTGAAGAAGCACTGCGTTCTGGTCATCTCATTCCAGTCTGCTTTACCTCTTGTGAAAACAATGCAGGTCTATCTTTGTTACTCGACACCTTTAGTCAATTAATGCCTATGCCATCCGAGGGCAACCCGCCACTATTGGAGAAAAACGGCAAACCCGTCTCAATCAACTGTGATTCGCTTGAGCATACCGTTGCACACGTCTTTAAAGTCAGCAACGACCCCTATCTCGGTAAACTTGCCTACATACGAATATTTCAAGGAGAAATCCACGCGGGCAGTCAACTGTATGTTGGAGATACCAACAAAACATTCAAGGTCAATCATCTATACCAACTACAAGGAAGCCTGCGCTCAGAGATCCAAAAAGCCTTACCCGGCGACTACTGCGTACTAGCGAAAATTGATGACCTAGATTTTGACTCAATTATTCATGATTCTCACGATGAAGATGATGTGAAGCTTCACCCAATGTCACTGCCTACCCCGATGTCTGGGGTTCGAATTCAGCCGACAAAACGGGGAGATGAGCAAAAAATATCGGACGTCCTCAATAAAATTGTCAGCGAAGATCCTTCCCTACAATTAGAGCTGCGCGTCAGAACCAACGAAACCATACTCAGTGGCCTAGGTGAATTCCATTTGCAAATCGCGCTAGAGAAGATGCGAGATGTGTATAAACTCAATGTCAAAACATCACAGCCGAGCATTGAATACTTTGAAACCATTACCCGCCCCGCCGAAGGGCATTATCGCCATAAAAAACAAAGTGGTGGTGCTGGACAATTTGGTGAGGTTCAACTCAAAGTACGGCCTCTTGAGCGTGGTGCGGGGGTACAGTTCGTCAATAAAGTCGTTGGTGGTGCAATACCAACCTCACTGATCCCTGCCGTGGAGAAAGGCATCTATCAAGCTGTCGCTGAGGGTGCGATTTCCGGCAACCCAATCCATGACATCGAAGTCACGGTCTACGATGGCAAATATCATTCCGTCGATTCTAAAGAGATCGCGTTTGTCATCGCTGGTAAAAAAGCACTCATTAACGCCATTGAGAACGCAGGGCCCATCGTACTTGAGCCAATCGCCCAGCTGCAAGTCAACATTCCGTTGGAATACGTTGGTGATGTCTCAGGGGATTTATCCAGTCATCGCGGTCTGATAGAAGGCAGCGAAACTTCAAATATGGGGTATTCGTTACTGACTGCCAAAGCGCCAATGACCGAATTACAAGACTACGCAACACGACTACGTGCAATGACGGGGGGACAAGGTACTTTCAGTTTAACGCACAGTCACTATGAACCGGCACCTTCCAAAGTTCAGCAAGAAGTCTGTTCTGAAGGCGCATAG
- a CDS encoding DJ-1/PfpI family protein, with protein sequence MRSQFSIGIYIYEDAEVLDFAGPFEVFSTAKRLADSDWQINLIANEKGLVEARGHFPVYSHYSISTHPKLDLLMVVGGDHTKEFQNPETTQWLREQDQITERTVTVCTGVFFLASAGLINGRHVTTHWEDQQELQSRFPLIKVVSDCRYVTDGKYTTSGGISAGIDMSLEIVAELFGKELAIKTAVQMEYRWEE encoded by the coding sequence ATGAGATCACAATTTAGTATCGGTATTTATATTTACGAAGACGCTGAAGTGCTCGATTTTGCAGGGCCTTTTGAAGTATTTAGTACGGCTAAACGACTCGCCGATAGTGATTGGCAGATTAACCTTATCGCGAATGAGAAAGGTCTTGTCGAGGCGAGAGGACACTTTCCAGTTTATAGCCACTATTCCATTAGCACTCACCCTAAGCTCGACTTATTGATGGTGGTCGGTGGTGACCACACAAAAGAGTTCCAGAACCCAGAAACAACTCAGTGGTTAAGAGAGCAAGATCAGATAACAGAAAGAACCGTTACTGTGTGTACTGGTGTGTTTTTTCTGGCGTCTGCTGGCCTTATTAACGGCAGACATGTCACAACGCATTGGGAAGATCAGCAAGAGCTACAATCACGCTTCCCGCTCATAAAAGTCGTTAGTGACTGTAGATATGTAACCGATGGAAAATACACTACCTCTGGCGGGATTTCTGCTGGGATAGATATGTCACTGGAGATTGTCGCTGAACTGTTTGGCAAAGAGCTGGCTATTAAGACGGCTGTTCAAATGGAATATCGTTGGGAAGAGTAA
- a CDS encoding LysE family translocator yields the protein MNLETWLLYLIAVLILTASPGPSSLLCMTRGVTGGMKVGFATALGSLTAITGILTLSFTGLGLIIASSEWVFSLIKWLGAAYLVYLGLKSITSKQQSFTDTHPMNSHCQVTLFRHFTSGFIVGASNPKAILFFTALFPQFIEPQHDLFFQYLTFTSTFMVMELSWLLIYAYMGAKSSKWIFAKGRAKLFNRLTGGVFIGAGALLSTASRS from the coding sequence ATGAACCTAGAAACCTGGCTACTGTATTTGATAGCAGTTTTGATTTTAACGGCCTCGCCTGGACCCAGCTCACTGTTGTGTATGACACGTGGTGTGACTGGTGGCATGAAAGTCGGGTTTGCAACGGCACTAGGAAGCTTAACGGCTATCACTGGAATACTCACGTTATCTTTCACCGGACTTGGGCTGATTATCGCCTCTTCAGAGTGGGTGTTTAGTTTAATTAAGTGGCTTGGTGCTGCTTATCTTGTTTACTTAGGTTTGAAGTCTATTACGAGCAAGCAACAAAGTTTCACCGACACTCATCCAATGAACTCACATTGTCAGGTCACCTTGTTTAGGCATTTCACGAGCGGCTTTATCGTTGGAGCGAGTAACCCGAAGGCGATTTTGTTTTTTACCGCTTTGTTCCCCCAGTTTATTGAACCTCAACATGACTTGTTCTTTCAGTACCTAACTTTCACGTCGACGTTCATGGTTATGGAGCTATCTTGGCTACTTATCTATGCCTATATGGGAGCGAAATCTTCAAAATGGATATTCGCTAAAGGGCGGGCAAAACTATTTAACAGGCTTACCGGTGGCGTCTTTATCGGTGCAGGTGCTTTACTGTCGACAGCATCACGCAGCTGA